Proteins encoded together in one Hevea brasiliensis isolate MT/VB/25A 57/8 chromosome 16, ASM3005281v1, whole genome shotgun sequence window:
- the LOC110665347 gene encoding UPF0496 protein At1g20180-like, translating into MWAKFRKIRKDGKELVDACESLNVDEEYVSALRTQSYTDFFAKAQSLVNKSSFPSFCHQKFSEVLLEPGQEAIPAILESAIFSKIPELKGLMLNYFDLSAEASRTCSHLLKNINQIQSNYQYIQQVLDSTINDHSPDKVKLIASELNSFINQKNPFSTPNKNDFKLIHDRYSSVLNHLKSKRKKLAREMKLISCIHKASGVCITAACSLIAITAVVLAAHTLTAIVMGPAVFSFPIKGLKKKILRFRFLRSGTFLRKVAQQLDMAAKGTYILNRDFDTMSRLVARLHDEVEDNKAMIQFCLESREDKFSLQVVKELHKSDIGIREQVEELEEHVYLCLLTINRARGLVIKEMTTSAGIESLRKHL; encoded by the exons ATGTGGGCCAAGTTTAGAAAGATCAGAAAAG ATGGGAAAGAACTGGTAGATGCTTGTGAAAGCTTGAATGTCGATGAAGAGTATGTTAGTGCATTAAGAACACAATCCTATACTGATTTCTTTGCTAAAGCTCAATCACTTGTAAACAAGTCATCATTTCCATCTTTCTGTCATCAGAAATTCTCTGAAGTTCTTCTTGAACCAGGTCAAGAAGCTATACCTGCAATTCTTGAATCAGCTATTTTCTCTAAAATACCTGAACTCAAAGGCCTTATGCTTAATTACTTTGATTTAAGTGCTGAGGCTTCAAGAACTTGCAGTCACCTCCTCAAAAACATAAACCAAATCCAATCAAACTACCAATATATTCAACAAGTACTTGATAGCACAATCAACGATCACTCCCCCGATAAGGTCAAGCTAATCGCTTCAGAGCTGAACTCATTCATCAACCAAAAGAATCCATTTTCTACTCCTAACAAGAATGACTTCAAGCTGATTCATGACAGGTATTCATCAGTATTAAACCATTTAAAATCCAAGAGGAAGAAATTGGCTAGGGAAATGAAGCTAATTTCTTGTATCCATAAGGCAAGTGGGGTTTGTATAACAGCAGCTTGTAGCTTAATTGCAATTACAGCTGTTGTTTTAGCAGCACACACACTTACTGCTATAGTAATGGGGCCAGCCGTCTTCAGCTTCCCAATAAAGGGCTTGAAGAAAAAAATCCTGAGATTCAGATTCCTGAGAAGTGGAACATTTCTCAGGAAAGTTGCTCAACAACTTGATATGGCAGCTAAGGGAACTTATATACTGAACAGGGATTTTGACACAATGAGTAGACTTGTTGCCAGGCTTCATGATGAGGTTGAAGACAACAAGGCAATGATTCAGTTCTGTTTGGAGAGTCGGGAAGATAAATTTTCCCTGCAAGTAGTGAAGGAGCTGCACAAGAGTGATATTGGGATCAGGGAGCAAGTAGAGGAGCTTGAAGAACATGTTTACCTTTGCCTTCTAACCATTAATAGAGCAAGAGGTCTAGTGATTAAAGAAATGACTACTTCTGCAGGCATTGAAAGTTTGAGAAAGCATCTGTGA